In Perca fluviatilis chromosome 14, GENO_Pfluv_1.0, whole genome shotgun sequence, a genomic segment contains:
- the LOC120572293 gene encoding myeloid-associated differentiation marker homolog — MPLIVLPTSQLLWVRVAALLFTCVAFSVAAHGAQLHHGGMADWCIFCWAFSFACTLLVLLVEQFGLQARVPVSWSNFPITIACYASLLCLSASIIFPVLFLKNQQLYGETRDYRIASTVFSCLAAVAYMGEVSLTKARPGEVAGYMATAPGLMKVCQTFVACIIFILVSDPVSYDHHAALKWCMAVYCICFILSMAVVVLCVGECTGCLPIPFSKFLSGYGLQAVIMYFTAAILWPVFQFDKQYQRSSAPSKLLSTSCFTSLTWPTLPD, encoded by the coding sequence ATGCCACTGATTGTGCTTCCCACCTCCCAGCTGCTATGGGTGCGTGTAGCTGCCCTGCTGTTCACCTGCGTGGCGTTCAGTGTGGCAGCACATGGAGCCCAGCTGCACCACGGAGGCATGGCTGACTGGTGCATCTTCTGCTGGGCGTTCAGCTTCGCCTGCACCCTGCTGGTCCTGCTGGTGGAGCAGTTCGGCCTCCAGGCCCGAGTGCCGGTGTCCTGGTCTAATTTCCCCATCACTATCGCCTGCTACGCCTCCCTCCTCTGCCTCTCCGCCTCTATCATCTTCCCAGTTCTTTTCCTTAAGAACCAGCAGCTCTACGGTGAAACTCGTGACTATCGCATCGCCTCCACCGTCTTCTCCTGCCTGGCAGCGGTAGCATACATGGGGGAGGTGAGCTTGACTAAAGCGAGGCCAGGAGAGGTGGCAGGTTACATGGCTACGGCTCCCGGTCTTATGAAGGTGTGCCAGACCTTTGTGGCCTGTATTATCTTCATCCTGGTCAGCGACCCTGTGTCGTATGACCACCATGCAGCGCTCAAGTGGTGCATGGCCGTGTACTGCATCTGCTTCATCCTCTCCATGGCCGTGGTGGTGCTGTGTGTCGGCGAGTGCACCGGCTGTCTCCCCATCCCCTTCTCCAAGTTCCTGTCAGGTTACGGGCTCCAGGCGGTAATCATGTACTTCACGGCTGCCATCCTCTGGCCCGTGTTCCAGTTTGACAAACAGTACCAAAGAAGCTCAGCGCCATCAAAACTGCTCTCAACTTCCTGCTTTACGTCACTGACCTGGCCTACACTGCCAGACTAG
- the LOC120572306 gene encoding GTPase IMAP family member 7-like: MDVSNTRIVILGKTGSGKSSLANTIFGEEQFTISHNLNSKTRECQAETKSVNGRSITLIDTPAFYDTERSEEELKPEIVRCITECAPGPHAFLIVLKVEKFIVQEQAVITKISQCFSDEVFNYATVLFTHGDQLEEGQTIEDFVHQNKSMSDLVKKCGSRCHVVDNKYWQNNQQDKYRSNQFQVNELLNTIEKMVKSNEGSCYTNEMLQAVEEVLQQEVEAIRRSSGNKSEKEIIEQARISTFKLLINFAGTAKDTLLGAFTGAAAAVEAMICRIKGYKVVEGAEPLVTCGTEDAKEAVENVTDL, translated from the exons ATGGACG TGTCAAACACAAGAATTGTCATCTTGGGAAAAACTGGATCTGGGAAAAGCAGCCTGGCTAACACCATATTTGGAGAGGAACAGTTTACAATCAGCCACAATCTCAACTCTAAAACAAGAGAATGTCAAGCAGAAACCAAATCTGTTAATGGAAGAAGCATCACTTTGATTGACACTCCTGCTTTCTATGACACAGAGAGGTCTGAGGAGGAGCTGAAGCCTGAGATAGTGAGGTGTATCACAGAGTGTGCTCCTGGTCCTCATGCTTTTCTCATTGTGCTTAAAGTGGAGAAATTCATAGTGCAGGAGCAGGCTGTCATCACTAAAATTAGCCAGTGCTTTTCTGATGAAGTCTTCAATTATGCAACAGTTCTCTTCACTCATGGTGACCAGCTTGAGGAAGGACAGACAATTGAGGATTTTGTCCACCAGAATAAGTCAATGAGTGATCTGGTGAAGAAGTGTGGCAGCCGCTGCCATGTCGTTGATAATAAATACTGGCAGAACAACCAGCAGGATAAATACAGGAGCAACCAGTTCCAGGTGAATGAGCTACTTAACACAATAGAGAAGATGGTTAAGTCAAACGAAGGAAGCTGCTACACCAATGAGATGCTACAAGCAGTGGAGGAAGTATTACAACAAGAGGTGGAGGCCATTAGACGGTCATCAGGAAACAAGTCAGAGAAAGAGATCATAGAGCAGGCTAGAATCAGCACATTTAAGCTTTTGATCAATTTTGCAGGTACTGCAAAAGATACATTGTTAGGGGCATTTACAGGGGCAGCTGCTGCAGTGGAAGCGATGATATGTCGTATTAAAGGATATAAAGTAGTTGAGGGAGCAGAGCCTCTTGTGACTTGTGGCACAGAAGACGCAAAAGAGGCTGTCGAGAATGTAACCGATTTGTGA